One stretch of Bacteroidota bacterium DNA includes these proteins:
- a CDS encoding TspO/MBR family protein, whose product MDSRNDGRSRWASVGIAGLFVLGCELVGVVGALTTVTGDASWYDGLTKPPFNPPNWLFGPVWTTLYAMMGVSAYLVWREDRNRSEVRVALGLFAAQLVLNGIWTPVFFGAESIVGGAVVILALWVALVLTMRAVFRVSRPAGWLLVPYLLWVSFAAVLNLSIWVLN is encoded by the coding sequence ATGGACAGCCGAAACGACGGACGGAGCCGCTGGGCCTCGGTCGGCATCGCTGGCCTCTTCGTGCTCGGGTGCGAACTCGTCGGGGTGGTCGGAGCCCTCACTACGGTGACGGGCGACGCGTCGTGGTACGACGGACTGACCAAGCCGCCGTTCAACCCGCCCAACTGGCTTTTCGGTCCTGTGTGGACCACGCTCTACGCGATGATGGGCGTGTCGGCGTACCTCGTGTGGCGCGAGGACCGGAACCGGAGCGAGGTGCGGGTGGCGCTCGGACTGTTCGCCGCGCAACTGGTGCTCAACGGCATCTGGACGCCGGTCTTCTTCGGGGCCGAGTCGATTGTCGGCGGGGCCGTCGTGATCCTCGCGCTGTGGGTAGCGCTCGTGCTCACGATGCGGGCGGTCTTCCGGGTCTCGCGCCCAGCCGGGTGGCTGCTCGTGCCCTACCTCCTCTGGGTCAGCTTCGCTGCCGTGCTGAACCTCTCAATCTGGGTGTTGAACTGA
- the rpmE gene encoding 50S ribosomal protein L31, which yields MKPEIHPDYHFVTVKLADGTTFQTRSTMSGDTYNSEVDSTNHPFYTGKRQFVDTTGRVEKFRRRYGNKNAGTTEEAADESA from the coding sequence ATGAAGCCCGAAATCCACCCCGACTACCACTTCGTCACCGTCAAGCTCGCCGACGGGACCACGTTCCAGACCCGCTCGACGATGAGCGGCGACACATACAACTCCGAGGTGGACTCGACGAACCACCCGTTCTACACCGGCAAGCGCCAGTTCGTGGACACCACGGGCCGCGTCGAGAAATTCCGCCGCCGGTACGGCAACAAGAACGCCGGCACCACCGAGGAAGCGGCCGACGAGAGCGCCTAG
- a CDS encoding medium chain dehydrogenase/reductase family protein, translating to MHQVWIPKAGPPEVLDVREAPTPAPGPGEVLVRIEAGGINFADILARQGLYPDAPPLPAVVGYEVAGTVEALGEGVTSVAEGDEVLALTRFEGYASHRVLLAEQVFARPGGMPAATAAAIPVNYLTAFQAMIVMGGVRHAQELAGQRMRVLVHGASGGVGTAASDLGRIYGVELFGTASPSKHDYARERGYDYAINYRNDRWVDAVRDLTGGRGVDLVLDPIGGAHWRKSFEVLAPTGRLVVFGFSAATGGGKLGLARAAAKVPWLRFSPIALMNANHGVLGVNLGHLWGMQDEVGRWMRKLLRYYEKGDIRPHVDRVFPLREAAAAHRYIEERRNVGKVVLAP from the coding sequence GTGCATCAAGTCTGGATTCCCAAAGCCGGCCCGCCCGAGGTCCTCGACGTCCGCGAAGCGCCGACGCCTGCGCCCGGCCCCGGCGAGGTCCTCGTCCGCATCGAGGCGGGCGGGATCAACTTCGCCGACATCCTGGCCCGGCAGGGGCTCTATCCCGACGCGCCCCCGCTCCCGGCGGTCGTGGGATACGAGGTGGCGGGCACCGTCGAGGCGCTGGGCGAAGGCGTGACCAGCGTGGCCGAGGGCGACGAGGTGCTGGCGCTCACGCGGTTCGAGGGCTACGCGTCGCACCGCGTCCTCCTCGCCGAGCAGGTCTTCGCCCGGCCCGGCGGGATGCCCGCCGCCACCGCCGCCGCGATTCCGGTGAACTACCTCACGGCGTTCCAGGCGATGATCGTGATGGGCGGCGTGCGGCACGCGCAGGAACTGGCCGGGCAGCGGATGCGCGTGCTCGTCCACGGGGCCTCCGGCGGCGTCGGCACGGCCGCGAGCGACCTCGGCCGGATCTACGGGGTCGAACTCTTCGGCACGGCCTCGCCCAGCAAGCACGACTACGCGCGGGAGCGCGGCTACGACTACGCGATCAACTACCGGAACGACCGCTGGGTCGACGCCGTGCGCGACCTCACCGGCGGGCGTGGCGTGGACCTCGTCCTCGACCCCATCGGCGGGGCGCACTGGCGCAAGAGCTTCGAGGTGCTCGCCCCGACCGGCCGGCTCGTCGTCTTCGGCTTCTCGGCGGCGACGGGCGGCGGCAAGCTCGGGCTGGCGCGCGCCGCGGCGAAGGTGCCGTGGCTGCGGTTCAGCCCGATTGCGCTGATGAACGCCAACCACGGTGTGCTCGGCGTCAACCTCGGCCACCTGTGGGGGATGCAGGACGAGGTCGGGCGCTGGATGCGGAAGCTGCTGCGCTACTACGAGAAGGGGGACATCCGGCCGCATGTGGACCGCGTCTTCCCGCTCCGGGAGGCCGCCGCCGCGCACCGCTACATCGAGGAGCGCCGGAACGTAGGCAAGGTCGTGCTGGCACCGTAA
- a CDS encoding thymidine phosphorylase yields MLSTPDLLRTKRDGGALTAKQITALIDAYTAGDVPDYQMSAFLMAGFLNGLDADEAAALTRAMLHSGDVLDLSDLPGTKVDKHSTGGVGDKVSIILAPLVAACGVPVPMISGRGLGHTGGTLDKLESLPGFRTDLSVPEYRRQLAEVGVVMIGQTDEIAPADRKLYALRDVTATVESIPFIAASIMSKKLAEGIDALVLDVKAGGGAFMTDEADARRLAETLVGIGLEFGKPTVARLTAMDVPLGRAVGNWPEMAECIRLLRGERPAGGEADDLLALTLALAGEMLHLGGAAGSFEDGHAQATVALADGSAFAKFGELVEAQGGDRSVLDDPDRRAGSEPVATVEAPAGGFVAGIDARALGLAAVRLGAGRAQKEDDVDPTAGFVLLKKPGEAVAPGEPIAHLFAADAHRVDEAAVRDAFAFANAPPEPRPLLLDRYDGTGWAGDTDR; encoded by the coding sequence TTGCTCTCGACCCCCGACCTTCTCCGCACCAAGCGCGACGGCGGCGCGCTCACCGCCAAGCAGATCACCGCCCTCATCGACGCCTACACGGCGGGCGACGTGCCGGACTACCAGATGAGCGCCTTCCTCATGGCGGGCTTCCTCAACGGTCTCGACGCGGACGAGGCCGCCGCGCTCACGCGGGCCATGCTCCACTCCGGCGACGTGCTCGACCTCTCGGACCTCCCCGGCACCAAAGTCGACAAGCATTCGACCGGCGGGGTCGGCGACAAAGTCTCGATCATCCTCGCCCCGCTCGTTGCGGCGTGCGGCGTGCCGGTCCCGATGATCTCGGGGCGCGGCCTCGGCCACACCGGCGGCACGCTCGACAAGCTCGAAAGCCTCCCCGGTTTCCGCACCGACCTCTCAGTCCCCGAGTACCGCCGGCAGCTTGCCGAGGTCGGCGTCGTGATGATCGGGCAGACTGACGAGATCGCGCCGGCCGACCGCAAGCTCTACGCGCTCCGCGACGTGACGGCGACCGTCGAGTCGATCCCGTTTATCGCGGCCAGCATCATGTCCAAAAAACTCGCCGAGGGCATCGACGCGCTCGTGCTCGACGTGAAGGCCGGGGGCGGGGCCTTTATGACCGACGAGGCCGACGCCCGGCGTCTCGCCGAGACGCTCGTCGGGATCGGCCTCGAGTTCGGCAAGCCGACCGTCGCGCGGCTGACGGCGATGGACGTGCCGCTCGGTCGCGCCGTCGGCAACTGGCCCGAGATGGCGGAGTGCATTCGCCTCCTGCGGGGCGAACGACCGGCCGGCGGCGAGGCGGACGACCTGCTCGCGCTCACGCTCGCGCTCGCAGGCGAGATGCTGCACCTCGGCGGCGCGGCCGGCTCGTTCGAGGACGGTCACGCCCAGGCCACCGTCGCCCTCGCCGACGGCAGCGCCTTCGCGAAGTTCGGCGAGCTCGTCGAGGCGCAGGGCGGCGACCGGTCCGTGCTCGACGACCCCGACCGCCGCGCCGGATCGGAGCCCGTCGCCACCGTTGAAGCGCCCGCTGGCGGGTTCGTCGCCGGCATCGACGCGCGCGCGCTCGGCCTCGCCGCCGTCCGTCTCGGGGCCGGCCGGGCGCAGAAGGAGGATGACGTAGATCCAACCGCCGGGTTCGTGCTCCTCAAAAAACCGGGCGAGGCCGTCGCACCCGGCGAGCCCATCGCCCACCTCTTCGCCGCCGACGCGCACCGCGTGGACGAGGCCGCTGTCCGCGACGCGTTCGCCTTCGCCAACGCGCCGCCGGAGCCAAGACCGCTCCTGCTCGACCGCTACGACGGCACCGGATGGGCCGGGGACACCGACCGATGA
- a CDS encoding cyanophycinase, whose translation MTHALWLALLLFSGSALAQGRLLLVGGGEVPPEAVAWFVAEADSSVLVLDYEDAPGQSAITRLEAAGAAVTYLPIASREAAALPSNVEAVRAAHALFLPGGDQAKYVERWHRTPVAEAVREVYMRGGLVGGTSAGAMILSEVVFDARRGSFSSDEGLRDPLAPVLSLTDGFIGLVEDALIDTHFTERSRYGRLLALLANYHAETGRWVRGLGIDEGTALAVDPGGIATAIGTGAAVLVLPEEAAASPLRPGEPLARFPVRLARFTGGLRFHLATGALVSDAAEDASVQQ comes from the coding sequence ATGACGCACGCCCTCTGGCTCGCCCTGCTGCTCTTCAGCGGCTCCGCGCTCGCGCAAGGCCGTCTGCTGCTCGTCGGCGGTGGCGAGGTGCCGCCGGAAGCAGTGGCCTGGTTCGTCGCCGAAGCCGATTCGTCGGTACTCGTACTCGACTACGAGGACGCGCCCGGCCAGTCTGCCATCACCAGGCTCGAGGCGGCCGGAGCGGCGGTGACGTACCTCCCCATCGCGTCGCGGGAGGCCGCCGCGCTCCCGTCAAACGTCGAGGCTGTCCGGGCGGCGCATGCCCTCTTCCTGCCCGGCGGCGACCAGGCGAAGTACGTCGAACGCTGGCACCGCACGCCCGTCGCCGAGGCGGTCCGCGAGGTCTACATGCGCGGCGGTCTCGTCGGCGGCACGAGCGCTGGGGCGATGATCCTGAGCGAGGTCGTCTTCGACGCACGGCGCGGATCATTCTCGTCGGACGAGGGCCTGCGTGATCCGCTCGCGCCGGTCCTCTCCCTCACCGACGGCTTCATCGGCCTCGTTGAGGACGCGCTCATCGACACCCACTTCACCGAGCGCAGCCGCTACGGGCGGCTCCTCGCCCTGCTCGCGAACTACCACGCCGAGACCGGCCGGTGGGTGCGCGGCCTCGGGATCGACGAAGGCACGGCGCTGGCCGTGGACCCTGGCGGTATCGCCACGGCGATTGGGACCGGGGCTGCCGTCCTCGTCCTCCCCGAAGAGGCGGCGGCCAGCCCCCTTCGCCCTGGCGAGCCGCTCGCCCGGTTTCCCGTCCGGCTCGCCCGCTTCACCGGCGGACTCCGGTTCCACCTTGCCACAGGGGCCCTCGTCTCTGACGCCGCCGAAGACGCCTCTGTGCAACAATAG
- a CDS encoding PspA/IM30 family protein has product MWKRFTRLIKSLFGGAISAMEDPRLILEQNMRELNDQVPKMNENIATVKANAMLLQKENKKYTAELQSLTAKIKAAIQAGRDDIAQRYALQLQQTKEAQARTAEQLGYAEQAYEKALQVKKAFMREREKKINEAREALRAHERAQWQAKIADTLEQFEVAGVDQTHDEMLTRINEQTAKQEARMELALDSIDTESMQIEEDAQEIQAQELVKQFKLEMGMAEPDTAASEPELSIPEPEEVEKTAGRDRQRTSSGDSV; this is encoded by the coding sequence ATGTGGAAGCGATTTACCCGACTCATTAAATCCTTGTTCGGCGGTGCCATCTCTGCGATGGAAGACCCGCGCCTGATCCTCGAGCAGAACATGCGCGAGCTCAACGACCAGGTGCCGAAGATGAACGAGAACATCGCCACGGTGAAGGCCAACGCGATGCTCCTGCAGAAGGAGAACAAGAAGTACACGGCCGAACTACAGAGCCTGACCGCGAAGATCAAGGCCGCGATCCAGGCCGGGCGCGACGACATCGCGCAGCGCTACGCGCTCCAGCTTCAGCAGACCAAAGAGGCCCAGGCCCGAACGGCCGAGCAGCTAGGCTACGCCGAGCAGGCGTACGAGAAAGCGCTCCAGGTCAAGAAGGCGTTCATGCGCGAGCGCGAGAAGAAGATCAACGAGGCCCGCGAAGCGCTTCGCGCCCACGAGCGCGCCCAGTGGCAGGCCAAGATCGCCGACACGCTGGAGCAGTTCGAGGTCGCCGGCGTGGACCAGACGCACGACGAGATGCTCACCCGCATCAACGAGCAGACGGCCAAGCAGGAGGCCCGGATGGAACTCGCGCTCGACTCGATCGACACGGAGAGCATGCAGATCGAGGAGGACGCGCAGGAGATCCAGGCCCAGGAGCTCGTCAAGCAGTTCAAGCTCGAGATGGGCATGGCCGAGCCCGACACCGCAGCGTCCGAGCCGGAGCTGTCGATCCCCGAGCCGGAAGAGGTCGAGAAGACCGCCGGGCGCGACCGCCAGCGAACCTCCTCCGGCGACTCGGTGTAG
- a CDS encoding enoyl-CoA hydratase-related protein, producing MDFDTLLYDVDADGIATVTLNRPDKLNAINTQVIVELGRAFRQARGDASVRGVVLTGSGEKAFAAGADIAEFTDLDALEGHRFALRGQAILTSIESLPKPVVAAVNGYALGGGCELALACHLRLASENAQFGLPEVGLGLIPGYGGTQRLPRIVGQGIATEMILTGNRITAERAHAVGLVNHVTPSTDLVGKAKEIARTIASKAPLAVAMALNALRSVDLPQAQGLQMEAALFGQACGTEDFQEGVHAFLNKQKPEFSGR from the coding sequence ATGGACTTCGACACCCTGCTCTACGACGTGGACGCCGACGGCATCGCCACCGTCACGCTCAACCGGCCGGACAAGCTGAACGCCATCAACACCCAGGTCATCGTCGAACTCGGCCGCGCCTTCCGCCAGGCTCGGGGAGACGCCAGCGTGCGCGGTGTCGTCCTGACGGGCAGCGGCGAGAAAGCCTTCGCCGCCGGGGCCGACATCGCCGAGTTCACCGACCTCGACGCGCTCGAAGGGCATCGCTTCGCCCTCCGCGGGCAGGCCATCCTCACGAGCATCGAGAGCCTGCCGAAGCCGGTCGTGGCGGCCGTCAACGGCTACGCGCTTGGGGGCGGCTGCGAGCTCGCCCTCGCCTGCCACCTCCGCCTGGCGAGCGAGAACGCGCAGTTCGGCCTGCCGGAAGTCGGCCTCGGGCTGATCCCCGGCTACGGCGGGACGCAGCGCCTGCCCCGGATCGTCGGCCAGGGCATTGCCACCGAGATGATCCTCACCGGCAACCGCATCACGGCGGAGCGCGCCCACGCCGTCGGCCTCGTCAACCACGTCACGCCGAGCACCGACCTCGTGGGTAAGGCCAAAGAGATCGCCCGCACGATTGCCTCGAAGGCCCCGCTCGCCGTGGCGATGGCGCTCAACGCGCTTCGATCCGTAGACTTGCCGCAGGCGCAGGGCCTGCAGATGGAGGCCGCCCTCTTCGGCCAAGCGTGCGGCACCGAAGACTTCCAGGAAGGCGTCCACGCGTTCCTCAACAAGCAGAAGCCAGAGTTTTCGGGACGCTGA
- a CDS encoding hemolysin family protein — translation MAIALIALMLVLSAFFSGSEIAFVTANRLKAEVRAHREGFVGRLVREFIREPARFLTTTLVGNNIALVLYSALMTLALDDPLRAFARDLLGPDAAVEGLVLVLQTIIASTIVLIFGEIIPKSLFREPADRVVFAAALPLKLTYYLFLPVIKIAGWTSSLLVRLTGVEAQSFQQFLRSDYEAIVRESRESGTLDLDEEESEILSNVFELRNLRVKDSMVPRTDVEALDEDATLAEARARFVETGFSRLPVYRENVDHIVGVVVAHDLFQRPERLSDIVREVTFVPEAKRAKDLLYEFLETGTSMVIVIDEYGGTAGLITVEDLLEELFGDIRDEFDAEDEVVRQVNDHTFLVSGRAEVELLNANYDLHLPEGDYETVAGLVLDRLSSIPDERTEFDLDGYRLMILKASANRIETVRIVRDAPGRLEE, via the coding sequence ATGGCCATAGCTCTCATCGCTCTGATGCTCGTCCTGAGCGCGTTCTTCTCCGGCTCGGAGATCGCGTTCGTGACGGCGAACCGGCTCAAGGCGGAGGTACGCGCCCACCGCGAGGGGTTCGTCGGGCGGCTCGTCCGCGAGTTCATCCGCGAGCCCGCCCGGTTCCTGACGACGACCCTCGTCGGCAACAACATCGCGCTCGTGCTCTACTCGGCGCTGATGACGCTCGCGCTCGACGACCCGCTGCGCGCCTTCGCCCGCGACCTCCTCGGGCCGGACGCCGCTGTCGAAGGCCTCGTCCTCGTCCTCCAGACGATCATCGCCTCGACGATTGTTCTCATCTTCGGCGAGATCATCCCGAAGTCGCTCTTCCGCGAACCGGCCGACCGGGTCGTCTTCGCCGCTGCGCTCCCGCTCAAGCTGACGTACTACCTCTTCCTCCCCGTCATCAAGATTGCCGGGTGGACCAGCTCGCTCCTCGTCCGGCTGACGGGCGTCGAGGCGCAGAGCTTCCAGCAGTTCCTCCGCAGCGACTACGAGGCGATCGTCCGCGAGAGCCGCGAGAGCGGGACGCTCGACCTCGACGAGGAGGAGAGCGAGATCCTGTCGAACGTCTTCGAGCTGCGCAACCTCCGGGTCAAGGACTCGATGGTCCCGCGCACCGATGTCGAGGCGCTCGACGAGGACGCGACGCTCGCCGAGGCCCGCGCCCGGTTCGTCGAGACGGGCTTTTCGCGCCTGCCGGTCTACCGCGAGAACGTGGACCACATCGTCGGCGTGGTCGTGGCGCACGACCTGTTCCAGCGGCCCGAGCGGCTCAGCGACATCGTCCGCGAGGTGACCTTCGTGCCCGAGGCGAAGCGCGCCAAAGACCTGCTCTACGAGTTTCTCGAAACCGGCACGTCGATGGTCATCGTGATCGACGAGTACGGCGGCACAGCGGGCCTGATCACGGTCGAGGACCTCCTCGAAGAGCTCTTCGGCGACATCCGCGACGAGTTCGACGCCGAGGACGAGGTCGTGCGGCAGGTCAACGACCACACCTTCCTCGTCAGCGGCCGCGCCGAGGTCGAACTGCTCAACGCGAACTACGACCTCCACCTCCCCGAAGGCGACTACGAGACCGTGGCCGGCCTCGTCCTCGACCGCCTCTCCTCGATCCCGGACGAGCGCACCGAGTTCGACCTCGACGGCTACCGGCTGATGATCCTGAAGGCCTCAGCGAACCGCATCGAGACGGTGCGCATCGTCCGCGACGCGCCAGGGCGGCTGGAGGAGTAG
- the floA gene encoding flotillin-like protein FloA (flotillin-like protein involved in membrane lipid rafts), with protein sequence MDALFATGGVLFIFLIVALLIVFFYFIPLGLWVSAITAGVRVRLTELIGMRLRKVPPSAIIAPLITARKAGIDVSASQLETHFLARGNVRNTVQALISADKANIDLPFQQATAIDLAGRDVFEAVQVSVNPKVIETPPISAIAKDGIQVRAIARVTVRANINQLVGGAGEETIIARVGEGIVSTIGSSGTHLMVLENPDNISKTVLAKGLDSGTAFEILSIDIADVDVGENIGAKLQTDQAEADLQVARAKAEERRAAAVAAEQEQRAAVQEQRARLVAAEAEIPQAMAEAFRTGNLGVMDYYNLRNVEADTQMRRSIGGDEDPAAGS encoded by the coding sequence ATGGATGCCCTGTTTGCCACCGGCGGCGTGCTGTTCATTTTCCTGATCGTCGCACTCCTGATCGTCTTCTTTTACTTCATCCCGCTCGGGCTGTGGGTGTCGGCGATCACGGCGGGCGTCCGCGTCCGGCTGACCGAACTGATCGGGATGCGGCTGCGGAAGGTGCCGCCCTCGGCCATCATCGCGCCGCTGATCACCGCGCGCAAGGCGGGTATCGACGTCTCGGCCAGCCAGCTGGAGACGCACTTCCTCGCCCGCGGCAACGTCCGCAACACCGTCCAGGCGCTGATCTCTGCCGACAAAGCCAACATCGACCTCCCGTTCCAGCAGGCGACGGCCATCGACCTCGCCGGGCGCGACGTGTTCGAGGCCGTCCAGGTGTCGGTCAACCCGAAGGTGATCGAGACGCCGCCGATCTCGGCGATTGCCAAGGACGGCATCCAGGTCCGGGCCATTGCCCGCGTGACGGTCCGCGCCAACATCAACCAGCTCGTCGGCGGCGCAGGCGAGGAGACGATCATCGCCCGTGTGGGCGAGGGGATCGTCTCCACAATTGGCTCGTCGGGGACGCACCTGATGGTGCTCGAAAACCCGGACAACATCTCGAAGACGGTGCTTGCGAAGGGCCTCGACAGTGGGACGGCGTTCGAGATCCTCTCGATCGACATCGCCGACGTGGACGTGGGCGAGAACATCGGGGCGAAGCTCCAAACCGACCAGGCCGAGGCGGACCTGCAAGTCGCCCGGGCGAAGGCGGAGGAGCGCCGCGCCGCCGCTGTCGCCGCCGAGCAGGAGCAACGGGCCGCCGTGCAGGAGCAGAGAGCGCGCCTCGTCGCGGCCGAGGCCGAGATCCCGCAGGCGATGGCCGAGGCGTTCCGCACCGGCAACCTCGGCGTGATGGACTACTACAACCTCCGCAACGTCGAGGCCGACACGCAGATGCGCCGCTCCATCGGCGGCGACGAAGATCCGGCGGCCGGGTCCTAG
- the def gene encoding peptide deformylase: protein MILPIYPYGSPVLRTETTPVEADSPALQRLLDDMVETMHGASGIGLAAPQVGRTERLFVIDLSAMAEDIEEELGEVPAWAQGPVAFINPEIEEGDEDDLCDFEEGCLSIPDIRENVVRPDRIHVRFLDRSFEPQETEASGVLARVVQHEFDHLNGVLFLDHISPLRRRLLKRRLREMAQGRVEADYPLADPKKTGQPV, encoded by the coding sequence ATGATCCTTCCCATCTACCCCTATGGCAGCCCCGTTCTCCGCACCGAGACGACGCCCGTCGAGGCCGACAGCCCTGCGCTCCAGCGGCTTCTCGACGATATGGTCGAGACGATGCACGGGGCGAGCGGGATCGGCCTGGCGGCCCCGCAGGTGGGGCGGACCGAGCGTCTGTTCGTCATCGACCTCAGCGCGATGGCGGAAGACATCGAGGAAGAGCTGGGCGAAGTGCCGGCCTGGGCGCAGGGGCCCGTGGCGTTCATCAACCCGGAGATCGAGGAAGGCGACGAAGACGACCTCTGCGACTTCGAGGAAGGCTGCCTCTCGATTCCTGACATCCGCGAGAACGTCGTCCGGCCCGACCGTATCCATGTGCGCTTTCTCGACCGGTCGTTCGAGCCGCAGGAGACCGAGGCCTCGGGGGTGCTGGCGCGCGTGGTGCAGCACGAGTTCGACCACCTCAACGGAGTCCTCTTCCTCGACCACATCAGCCCGCTCCGCCGGCGGCTCCTGAAACGTCGACTCCGGGAGATGGCCCAGGGCCGCGTCGAGGCCGACTATCCGCTGGCCGATCCGAAGAAGACTGGGCAGCCTGTCTGA
- the ruvX gene encoding Holliday junction resolvase RuvX encodes MHSPGPRIVGVDYGTKRVGLAVADPLRLFAQPLETHAPDEAVAALRALHDREGIETIVVGWPLTPDGEEGEATARVQPFANRLRNAFPGVGIVTWDERFSSARARDAIRASGAGRKARRDRERVDRAAAAIILQEYLDEHADDVPTLDP; translated from the coding sequence ATGCACTCCCCCGGACCCCGAATCGTCGGCGTCGATTACGGCACGAAGCGCGTCGGCCTCGCCGTAGCGGACCCGCTGCGGCTGTTCGCCCAGCCGCTGGAGACGCATGCGCCGGACGAGGCCGTGGCCGCGCTTCGGGCGCTCCACGACCGCGAGGGGATCGAGACCATCGTCGTCGGCTGGCCGCTCACGCCGGACGGCGAAGAGGGCGAAGCAACCGCCCGCGTGCAGCCGTTCGCCAACAGGCTGCGCAACGCCTTTCCCGGGGTCGGCATCGTGACGTGGGACGAGCGGTTCTCGTCGGCTCGGGCCAGGGACGCGATCCGCGCGTCCGGCGCTGGCCGCAAGGCCCGCCGCGACCGGGAACGCGTGGACCGCGCCGCCGCCGCCATCATCCTCCAGGAGTACCTGGACGAGCACGCAGACGACGTCCCGACTCTCGACCCCTGA
- a CDS encoding HU family DNA-binding protein yields MAQKRVPTLTKKDVARRVAELRGEPIYKSEPWVTDVITALRELMLGADPEIRIELRDFGVFEVKKTKAKPKARNPKTNETVFIPSRRKTHFKPSKRVKLELQQPLADLGYSIPEGSADYTPTNGRKNGTAKKTNGTARKKELSGA; encoded by the coding sequence ATGGCTCAGAAGCGTGTCCCTACGCTGACCAAGAAAGACGTAGCGCGCCGCGTAGCAGAACTGCGGGGCGAGCCGATCTACAAGTCGGAACCCTGGGTGACGGACGTCATCACGGCGCTACGTGAACTCATGCTCGGCGCGGACCCTGAAATCCGAATCGAACTGCGCGACTTCGGCGTGTTCGAGGTCAAGAAGACCAAGGCCAAGCCGAAGGCGCGGAATCCCAAGACCAACGAAACGGTCTTCATCCCTAGCCGCCGCAAGACGCACTTCAAGCCGAGCAAGCGGGTCAAGCTGGAACTCCAGCAGCCCCTGGCCGACCTCGGCTACTCGATCCCCGAGGGCAGCGCCGACTACACGCCGACCAACGGCAGGAAGAACGGCACCGCCAAGAAGACCAACGGCACGGCCCGTAAAAAGGAACTGAGCGGAGCCTAG